One Channa argus isolate prfri chromosome 15, Channa argus male v1.0, whole genome shotgun sequence DNA segment encodes these proteins:
- the LOC137099336 gene encoding G-protein coupled receptor family C group 5 member C-like — translation MFSEAMDWISAPKGCGSSISSIYYNLCDLTLVWGVVVETFAAAGVVTSFVLFVILMACLPFVTNKKRKGMVVLQAAFLVFTLGLFGLTFAFIVGRYSTSCVARRFLFGVLFSGCLACLVMHGLWLALLERRGQGPRSWMLCLGALGLWLVEVIINTEWLVITVVRSQPGGVTVPDLFCSIANQDFVMALIYVMVLLLAVVLMPLPSLTHKQKQWRRDGTFILVTGLFTLVIWIAWIVMYIEGNRVIGNPSWDDPTLAVAVVLNAWMFLFLYTIPEICLLTQEDPDQEQPDDGDHIYPTRSLVYDNIIKQQEQPHQNVHMENKAFTMDEPPIVPTKPVSPYGCYNGQLRSCVYQPTEIALIAKGLTKKDQAMMIPRASIPALGPASGSSLPHLAESLSSRDCHAQAD, via the exons atgttcAGTGAAGCCATGGACTGGATCAGTGCTCCAAAAGGATGTGGTTCCAGCATCAGCTCTATATATTACAACCTGTGTGACCTGACTCTTGTGTGGGGGGTCGTGGTGGAAACCTTTGCTGCTGCTGGCGTGGTGACctcatttgttctgtttgtcaTCCTTATGGCCTGTCTACCGTTTGTGACCAACAAAAAGAGGAAGGGTATGGTGGTCCTGCAGGCAGCCTTTCTAGTGTTCACGCTGGGACTTTTTGGACTCACTTTTGCCTTCATTGTGGGTCGATACTCCACCAGCTGTGTTGCACGGAGGTTTCTTTTTGGAGTACTTTTCTCAGGCTGTCTAGCATGCCTGGTGATGCATGGCCTGTGGCTCGCCCTGCTGGAGCGGAGGGGTCAGGGGCCCAGGAGCTGGATGTTATGCCTGGGAGCCTTGGGCCTGTGGCTGGTTGAGGTGATCATTAACACCGAATGGCTTGTCATCACCGTGGTCAGGAGCCAACCTGGAGGCGTCACTGTCCCTGACCTGTTTTGCAGCATTGCTAACCAGGACTTTGTGATGGCTCTGATCTATGTCATGGTTCTGCTGCTAGCTGTGGTCCTGATGCCATTgccttcactcacacacaagcagaagCAATGGCGCCGAGATGGAACTTTCATCCTGGTCACAGGGCTGTTTACCTTGGTTATCTGGATAGCTTGGATAGTCATGTACATCGAAGGGAACAGAGTGATCGGGAATCCAAGCTGGGATGATCCTACCCTCGCTGTGGCTGTGGTGTTGAATGCGTGGATGTTCCTATTCCTCTACACAATCCCAGAAATCTGCTTACTGACACAAGAGGACCCAGACCAGGAGCAGCCTGATGATGGAGACCACATCTATCCTACAAGGAGCCTGGTTTATGACAATATCATCAAACAGCAAGAGCAACCTCATCAGAATGTGCATATGGAGAATAAAGCTTTTACAATGGATGAGCCTCCCATAG TACCCACAAAGCCAGTGTCTCCATATGGTTGTTATAATGGTCAACTACGAAGTTGCGTTTACCAGCCCACTGAAATAGCCCTGATTGCAAAGGGTCTGACAAAG AAGGACCAAGCCATGATGATCCCTCGAGCCTCAATCCCTGCTTTGGGCCCAGCAAGCGGCAGCTCCCTGCCTCATTTAGCTGAGTCCTTGTCATCTAGGGACTGTCACGCACAAGCAGACTAG